TCGTCGACCACTGCATGCTCACGATGACGACCCACCGGGCCATCATCGTCCCCCAGGCCGCCTTGGTCCTGCCCATCGTCGACCAGCTATGCGCCCTCCAGGCCGACTTTCAGTGCCAGCCTATCCGTCCCTTCTCGCGTCTTCCAGAAGCGACCCACGGATATCCCCGGGAGGGCCTCTGTAGCTACTTGTACTACCATGTCCTCCAGTCCCGGGCCCCTTATGCCCTGCTTCAGCAGGACGGGGTTCGTCCTGTCTTCGTCCGCCTCTTAGACCGAGAGTATCCGGTCGCCCAGAATCAGGTCATCGTCACTCGAGAAACCGTCGTCATCGAGTTCATCGAACCCTCGCGAGTGCTGGTATGGCCGGAATGATTTGCCCTACGTGCCTAAACCGCATGGACGGGACCTGTCCCTTACACGGGGGATTTCTATGTGAACGCTGTCGGCAATGTTACTGCGAGCATCGAGAGGAACTCCTGCAGGCCGACGTGTTCGACGCCATTGACATGGGCCTTTATGAACAGGACCCGGCCTTCTGGCAGGCCCTCCAGGCCGTCCCCTGCCGTTTGGAGGGGGATCGCATCTTCTGCCTCTACGTGCCGCGGGGCGAGCCGGTCGCCGAAATCCGACGAGCCATCTCAGAACATTTCTTAGTCCGACAGGTATTTCTGAAGCCGACCCCATCCATCCCCGAACTTCCGGTGGCGGCTCCCCTCTACATCGCCTGTACCGGACGACCTGGAGCCGGTTGGTTGATCCCGGCGGAAGGTGCGCCCCGCCCATGGCCGGAGCACATGAACACGCCGGGGCTCCCGATCACCGAGGACTGGTATGAAATTCCAACGCCTGTCCGGGTCCGGCCCGAGTGGACGGACTTGATCCGGTCCCATCCCCGATGCCGTCTCTACACGCCGCCCTTCCCGCTGGCCGTCTCAAAGGCCATCCTGGACGCCGATTCCCATAGCGTCTGGATGTGGCACGGCCCCTTCCGGGCCGTGGCCGCCTACATCAGCGTGCCCGCCGTCCCGGTGCCCCACCCCTGGGGAAGCGTACGCGTGATTCGATGGCGCCACCCGGGTTGCGTCGATATCCGGTCGGCCGAACCCCGGCCTGCCGTCGTGGCCGTCTGTACGGTCACGCCGGTGGTGGACGGACCCGCCATCCTCTTAGAGGTCGGCCTTCGGCGTATCCTTCACCGGCGCGGTTAGGCCGGTCAGCTCGACTGGCCATCCTGGGGGCATCCACCTGATAGTAGTCACGTCCGCAGTAGGCAGACCGCTTCCCTCGTGCGCGGGCCCTCCCCCGCCGCCACCGCCGCAACCACACGGCCACCACCACAAGGTAGACGCCACCCGCCCACCCTCGCCGGGGTTCTCGGCGTACGGCCCTCTGCCGTCCGAATCGTCGCGATGCGCGCACCGGCCGTCGGCCGGACAGAACGTTCGAAGCCCTCTAACAAGTCCCATGCCATTGGAGACACCGGCCCGTCCGACGCCGCTCCCCACGACATCTGAAGACTCCCGGAATCCCGGCCTCGACCGTCCCCCGCGCCGATACGTGTCGACCCCGTTCGACACGGTGTCGATCCCGTTAAACACCTTCAAAACCGGGTCCCGGGTTCCAGAAAGGGGGAGGGGGAAGACCGACAGCCTGTTTCAAAACTCACCGCCGAGGCGCAGAGGACACAAAGGACGAGGGTTACTCTTCGATTTTTCTCTGCGTTCTCGGCGTCTCAGCGGTGGAATGGAGGTTTTGAAATACGCTCGAGAAGCCGGGATTTCAGGACTGGCTGACGGGGAAAAGGAATTTTGAAACGAATTTCAAACACCCGGCGGCGTCCAACGAGCCCGGCCTCTTTCCCGAAATCACCCCGCCGGCAGACCCTACACCAGGGCCCCCAGGGGGACGAGGCGCCGGTAAGCCTCCCGGTACTTCTCGATGGTCTGCCGGACGACGTCCGGCGGGAGGGGCGGCCCCGGCGGCTGTTTGTTCCAGCCGAGACGGCTCGTGTAATCCCGCACGTACTGCTTGTCGAAGCTCGGCGGCGTCCGGCCCGGCTCGTAGAGGTCCTTGGGCCAAAAGCGAGACGAGTCGGGCGTCAGGAGCTCGTCCACGATGTAAATCTGTCCCTGCTCGTCGGTCCCGAACTCGAACTTCGTGTCGGCGATGAGGATCCCCCGCTGTTCGGCGTACTCGGCGGCCTCCCGGTAAATCTGGAGGCTCCAGTCCCGGAGCGTCTCGGCCGTCTTCCGACCGACGAGGCGGGCGACCTCGTCGAAGGTCAGCGGCTGGTCGTGGCCCGTCTCGGCCTTGGTCGTCGGCGTGAAGACCGGTTCCGGCAGGCGGTCGGCCTCCCGGAGGCCCGGCGGCAGGGCCACGTCCAAGATCCGACCCGTCTCCCGGTACATCTGCCAGCCGCTCCCCGTGATGTAGCCCCGGACGACACACTCGACGGGGAATACCTTGAGTTTGCGGACGAGCATGACCCGTCCGTCCAGGTAGGGGTACCGCTGGCCGAGGCCGTCCGGCAGGTCGGCCAGCCGGGTGCTGACCAGGTGATGCGGGAACCGGTCCTGGAACTTCCAAAACCAGAAGGCCGACAGGGCCGTCAGGATGCGACCCTTGCCGGGGATCGGCGTCGGCAGGACGACGTCAAAGACGGAGATTCGGTCCGTGGCGACGATCAGGAGATGGTCGCCGAGGTCATAGATGTCCCGGACCTTGCCCCGCTTGAGGAGCGGGACGCCCTCCAGGCGGGTCTCCGCCAGCCCCGCTTCCGCCTCCATCAAGGTCGAGACCCAGGGCGCCCCTTGAAGGACCTGCGTTTTCTGACGAGACCGGAATTCTTCCAAATCCGCCTGAAGCATCGGATAGCCAATTTGCAAGATGCGGGCCGCCAGGAGGGCCGCATTCGCCCCGGCGTCGACGCCGACGCCGGCGACGGGTACGCCCGGCGGCATCTGCACGATCGACAGCAGGGCGTCCAGGCCCGACAGCATCCCCGACCCGATGGGAACCCCGATGACGGGCCTCAGCGTGTGGGCCGCCAAGACGCCTGGCAGATGGGCTGCCATCCCGGCGGCGGCGATGAACACCTGCACGCCCCGGGCCTCGGCGTTTCGCACGTAGGCGACGACCTCGTCGGGCGTCCGATGGGCCGACAAGACGACCGTCTCGTAAGGAATCCCGAGCTGATCCAGGGTTTCCTGACATCGGGCCAGCTTCGGGAGGTCGTTGGCCGACCCCGTGACGATGGCGACGAGGGGGTTCCGATAGGCGTCGGCCCCGCTGTGCACGTAAATGGCTACGCCGGCCCGGCGAGTCGTCCCGATGGGCGTGACCGTCACGGTGACGTCTTCCCCCAGCCGGTACGTCCCGCCTTGGACGAACCACTGGCCCCGCCGTTCGACTTCCTCCAGGTAACGAATCAGGTCTTGCAAGCGCGAACCTGAGGTCATGGGAGAAACCTCCGAATCGGTCTAATGGAATCATGGGCCTGCTTCCTGGGCGGTCGGCCGTCAAGGGGGCCCATCCACACCGGCGACCCGCAGGAGCGGCGTCTCACGGTTCGACGAGGACCTTCAAGGAGCCCCGGGGACGCAGGACGAGCTCGAAGGCCTGGGCGATATCCCGTAAGGCGAACCGGTGCGTGATCAGGTCCCGTACGGCGATGCGGCCCCACCGCAGGAGGTTCAGGGCCCGTCGCATGTCCGCCGGGGCCGCCCCATAAGAACTCGTCAGGGTGACCTCGTTCCGCCAGAACAGGTCATTAAAGGGCAACGGCACGGTCGCCGTCGGCGGTAGGGGCGCAAAGAACAGGACGGTCCCGCCCCGCTCTACACAGCGAAAGGCCAGCTCGACGGCGGCCGGCGCCGACGTGCAGACGACGACCCGCTCGGCCCGACGCCCCTCCAGGTGCGCCTGGAGAGCGCCGACCACGTCGTCCTCGGGCGACCAGACGGCAAAGGCCCCCACGCGCAGGGTTACCTCCCGACGGAAGGGGTCCGGCTCGACCCCGAAAATCGGGCCGGCGCCCAGCGCCCGGGCCGCCCGGATGTGCAGGAGGCCGGCGACGCCACAGCCGATAACGACGACACTCTGGCCCGGCGCCAGACGAGCCAACCGCTGACCCCGCAGGACGCACCCCAGGGGCTCGACCATCGCCCCGTCGGCCCACGTGAGAGAGTCCGGCAATCGGAAGATACCCCGGCGGGCCTGGAGGGCCGGGACGCGAATGTACTCGGCGAATCCGCCGGGGTCCACGTGGCCCTCCTGCAAGACCGGGCAGACGGTCTCGTGGCCGGCGTAGCAATCGTCGCACGCCCCGCACGGGACGTGATGGGCCACGACGACTCGGTCGCCGGGCCGGAGGTGAACGACGCCATCGCCGACTTCGACGACCTCGCCGGCGATCTCATGCCCCAGGACGACCGGTGCCCGAGGCCGGCGGTACCACTCAAGGACGTCGGTTCCGCAAATCCCGCAGGCCCGCACCCGGACGAGGACCTCCCCGGGGCCGATCGTCGGGACGGGCCGTTCCTCCAGCCGGACATCACGATTGCTGTAGTAGACGGCGACGAGCATAAGAGGCCAGATGCACGATGCAGGACGCAAGCCGCAAAATCGAGTCCGGGACTCGGGGGGTGCGACCGAATGCCGGATTACACCCGACCGACCGGGGCCGTCGAGTGGGCCAGGTCCTGCAGGAGCTCGTATGCCTGCCGGGGCGTGGCCCCTTCATGGACGATGGCCCGAATCGCCCGGATCATGGCGACCGGATGGTCGTGCTGCCAGATGTTCCGGCCCATATCCACGCCGGCGGCACCGCCCTGGAGGGCGTCGTAGGCGAGCCGCAGGACGTCCATGTCCGAATCGAGCTTGGGGCCCCCGGCGATGACGATGGGGACGGGACATCCGCCGACGACCTTCTCGAAGTCTTCGCAGTAGTACGTCTTCACAAAGTGGGCCCCGAGCTCGGCGGCGACCCGACACGCCAGGGCCAGGTACCGAGCGTCCCGCTTTTCCAACTCCTTGCCGACGGCCGTGACCGCCAGGACGGGAATCCCGTAAGGCGTCGCCTCGTCGATGAGGCGGGCCAGGTTCGCCAGGGTCTGATGCTCGTAGTCGGAACCGACGAAGATGGAGAGGGCGACGGCGCTGACGTTCAGGCGGACGGCGTCCCGGACGGACGTCGTGATCGTCTCATTCGCCAGGTCTCGGCCGACGATGGTCGCCCCGCCCGAGACCCGCAGGACGACGGGAATCGTCACCGTCGGGTCGACGCAGGTCTGCAGGATCCCCCGCGTCAGCATGATGGCGTCGGCATACGGCAGTAAGGGCGTGATGGTCGCCCGGGGGTCTTCCAAGCGGGTCGTCGGGCCCAGAAAGTATCCATGGTCGACGGCCAGCATCAACGTACGACCGTCCCGCGGCTGAAAGATGCGGCTCAGACGATTCCGGATTCCCCAGTCCATCGTCTGCCTCCAAGGGCTCGGGAATTCGGGAGTCCGGCAGTCCGGGAGTTCGGCATTGCAGAAGTGGGGATAAGGCGGCCCCTACGATTCAATCGCCGACACCCCTATCGCCCGACTCCCGGACTGCCGAACTCCCGAATTCCCGGATTCCCGAACTGCCGGATTCCCGGCTCACGTAAAGGCCGACAGGCCCGTGATGTGCTCCCCGATGATCAGGGTGTGGATGTCGTGGGTCCCCTCGTAGGTATACACCGATTCCAGGTTGCACAGGTGGCGGGCGACCTGGTACTCGTACATGATGCCGTTGGCCCCCAGGATGTCCCGGGCCAGGCGGGCGATCTGGAGGGCATGGTAGACGTTGTTCATCTTCCCCATCGAGACCTGCACGTGCGTGACCTTCCCCCGGTCCTTGAGGCGCCCCAGCCTCAGACAGAGGAGTTGCATCTTCGTGATCTCCGTCAGCATGTAAACGAGCTTCTGCTGGACGAGCTGATAGCCGGCGATGGGACGGTCGAACTGGATGCGATTTTTAGCATACTCGAGGGCCACTTCATAGCAGGCCATGGCCGCCCCGATGGCGCCCCAAGCGATGCCGTACCGGGCCTGGGTCAGACACCGCAGGGCCGCCTTCAGGCCGTTCGCCTCGGGGAGGCGATTTTCCTCAGGAATGCGGACGTCCTCCAGGACGAGCTCGCCCGTGTCCGAGGCCCGGAGGGAGAACTTATCGGTAATCTTGTTCTGTCGGAAGCCGGGCGTCCCCTTCTCGACCAGGAAGCCCCGGATGACGCCCTCGTCGTCCTTCGCCCAGACGAGGGCCACGTCGGCGATCGTCCCGTTGGTGATCCACATCTTGGTCCCGTTCAGGACCCACGAAGAGCCGTCCCTCCGGGCTCGCGTGATGAGACCGGCCGGGTTCGACCCGTAGTCCGGCTCCGTCAGGCCAAAACAGCCGATGACCTCGCCCCGGGCCATCTTGGGGAGCCAGTACTGCTTTTGCTTCTCTGAGCCGTACTCCTGAATCGGCCACATGACGAGGGACGACTGGACGGACACGAAGCTCCGCAGGCCGCTATCGCCCCGTTCCAGCTCCTGCATGATGAGGCCATAGGCGACGTTGTTGAGGCCCGCACAGCCGTACTTCGGGTCGAGGTTTGCCCCCAGTAGGTTCAGCTCGGCCATCTGGGGGACGAGATGGAGCGGGAACGTGCCGGCCTCAAAGTGGCGAGCGATGATGGGTAGGACTTGGTCGTCGACCCAGCGGCGGACCTCGTCCCGGACCATCCGTTCTTCGGACGAAAGCTCCTCATCGAGTCCGAGAAAATCGACGCCTCGAAAGCCCATTTGGGCCTCCCGTCCCAAGAGCTATGGCGATAGGGCCCATGGGCCGGGCCGACGGCTCCATGCGAACGACAGAGCGAGGAAGTCCCCCCAGGCACCGCTTACGGCCGACGGCCCTATGAGCCTGACTGCCCCTTATTCCGTCCACGTCGGGGTCCGGCGTTCCAGCCACGCCCGGATGCCCTCCCGGGCGTCCGGTGTCGTCGCATGTTGGACCAGGTAGATTTCCTCGAGGGCCGCGACGGCCTCGTCCCAGTTCGAGAGGACCGACGCCCAGAACGCCCGCCGGCCATGGTGTAGGACCGACGTGCTCATCCCCGTCAGGTGTTGGACGAAACGTTCGGCCTGGGTCCGCCACTGGTCGGCCGGGAGCGCCCAGGCGACGAGGCCCCAGGCGGCCGCCGTCTTGGCGTCGACGACCTCCCCGCTGAGGGCCAAGTACAAGGCTCGGTTCTTCGGCATCAGGCGGGGATACAAAAGCATCGCCAGGGGCGTGAAATGGCCGTACCGGACCTCCGGATGGCCAAGGCGGACACCCTCCGGGGCAAAGGTAAAGTCGCAGACGGCCGCCAGGACACAACCGGCCCCAAAGGCGTGGCCGTTCAGGAGGCCGACGACGACGGCCGGCAGGGTCAGGACCTGTCGGACCACGCGATGGAACAGGTCGACCGTCAAAAACAGGTCCTCGTCCCGCATAGCCGCCGGGTCCAGACCGGCGGAGAAGTACTCCCCGCTGGCCGTCAGCGTGACGACCTTCAGGCGGCCGTCGAAGGCCACCTCGGCCAAGACCCCCTGGAGCTCCCGCAGGAAGTCCGGGTCCATGTAATGGAGCGGGGGGCGCTGAAAGGTAATCTGCAGGAGGGCCGGCGTCGGACGTTGGGCCTGGACGTATTGCCGATGGACGGCCTCGGCCGTGACCTCCGGCTCCACCCCTTCAAGGTCTTCGGGGCCCCACTCGTGGACCATCGGGTCAAGCCTCCATGGGGAGTGCCTTCGGAGACACCACCGGGCCTATGATAGCTACGCTGGCCTCGAAAGTCCAGAACGGATCTGCAAGCGGGCCCAGGCGGCCGCCCCGACGAGGCCGCCGTGACGGCCCAGGCCGGCCCGACGGACCTCTACGGTCCGGGCCGCCGAGGGCAGGGCCAGTTCCCGAATCGTCGCCGCCACGACCTCCGTCCACTCCGGGAAGCCCTGCAGGACCCCGCCGCCCAGGATCAAGCCCCGGGGGTTCAGGACATTGACGACCCCGACCATCCCGATGCCCAGATAGCGGCCGAGCCGGGCTGACCATTCCCGGGCCCGGGGATGTCCCCGCCGGCAGAGGTCGGCCAGCGTTTCCGCCGTAAAAGTCTCCAGGGGGCCGACGCCGCCCCACGCGGCCGGATGGTCCCGAATGTCCTGCCGGACCTGTTCGGCGACGGCCCAGCCGCCGACGTACGCTTCCAGGCATCCCCGGCCGCCGCACCGACAGGCCCGCCCGTCGGCGACGATGGGCATGTGGCCGACCTCGCCCAGGGAGCCGCTGGCGCCCGTCTGCAGACGCCCGCCCAGGATGACCCCGCCCCCGACGCCCGTGCCGACGAACACACAGACCAGGTCGTCCCAGTCCTGCCCGGCCCCGTAAGTCCGTTCGGCCCAGGCGGCCGCATGGACGTCGTTGAGGACAAACACGGGCAGACCCAAGGCGCCTTCCAGCTCCGCCTTCAGGGGGACGTCTCGCCAGCCCGGCAGGTTGGGCGCATAGTAAACGACGCCGGTCGACGCGTCGACCTGGCCGGCAAAGCCGATGCCGACGGCCCGGACGGGTCCCGGCGCTCGGTCCAGGGCGGCCTGGATGCAGGTCCGCAGGCGCTCCAAGACGGCCGCCGGTCCCAGGTCGGCCCGGGTCGCCTCCCGGTGGAGGCCCTGCACGGCACCCCCTTCGTCGACCAGGGCCGCCTCGATCTTCGTCCCGCCGATGTCCACGCCGACCGCCCAGTCCATAAGGCACCTCGCCGGATACAGGATGCAGGATACGGGATGCAGGATGCAAGATGCAGATTCCCGGGTCCCGTCTTGCGTCCGTCACCCCCGGTCCATATCTTGTATTCCGCATCTCGTCCTTCAGGACCGCCGATGCGTGCACAACCCCAGACGTTTCACGTCGTGGCGATGGGCTGTAAGGTCAGTCAGTACGAGGCCCAGGCCCTGGGCGCCTACCTTCAACATCAGCTCGGCCTCCGGCCGGTCCCCCGGCCCGACGAGGCCGACGTCGTCGTCCTGCAGACCTGTACGGTGACCCACCAGAGCGACCGGGAGGCCCGCAAGCTCGTGCGGCGCTTCAAGCGGGACGGCCGCGCCCGGGTCATCGTCACGGGATGCTACGCCCAGCGGGCCCCGGCCGAACTCCAAGAGGCCGGGGCCGACCTCGTCCTGGGGCACGGCGTGCGTCACCGGACCTGGCACATCCGGCGGTTTCTGTTCGGAGAAGACGTCCCCTTGCCGGACCTCCCCGAGTGGGCCGAGGCCTTCGGCCCGCCCGCCCTTCGAGAAGACCGGACTCGGGCGTACCTGAAGGTCCATGACGGATGCGACGTCTTCTGCTCCTTCTGCATCATCCCCCACGTCCGGGGCCCCGGCCGGAGCCTCCCGCTCGACGAAGTCCTCCGCCGGGTCGAGGCCCTCGTCGAGCAAGGCATTCGGGAAATCATCCTGACGGGCGTCAACCTGGCCAGCTACGGTCGGGACCTGGGCCTGACCGACGGCCTCCTGCGGCTTTGCGAGCGCCTCGACGGCGTGGCCGCCGACGTCCAGTTCCGCCTCAGCTCCCTGGGTGCTTACGACCTGGACGAACGGTTGTTCGAGCTCGTGTGCGCCTCTCCCCGGTTCGCCCCCCACTTTCACCTGCCCCTGCAGAGCGCTTCGGACCGGGTCCTGCAGGATATGCGGCGGCCCTATCGTCTGCGGGACTACGACCGGATCGTACGGTTCATCGCCGACCGGGGCGACCACGTCTGCATCGGCACCGACGTCATCGTCGGCTTCCCGACGGAGTCGGCGGCCGATTTCGAGGCCACGTACCGGTATATCGAAGAGAGTCCCATCGCCTACGTCCACGTGTTTCCCTACTCACCCCGGCCGGGAACCCTCTCGGCCAGCCTCTGGCGGGAGCTGGACCCGCGCGTCGTCGAGGAGCGCGCCCGCCGGCTCCGGGCCCTGTCGGCCCAGAAGCGGGAGCAGTTCTATCGCCGTCAGGTCGGCCGCTGGCTGAAGGCCCTGACGCTTCACCGCGCCGGCGACGGCCGGAGCCTTCGGGCCGTCACGGGCAACTACATCGAGTTCGCCCTTGACGATCCCGAGGCCCGATGGCCGGAGAACGCGTGGGTCCTCGTCCGATTCGGGGCCTACGAGAACGGCCGCTGGGTCGTCGCCGACGTCCGCCAAGCGCATGGGTCATAGGATGCGCCGGGACCCGGCCGAAGCGCCCCCCATACGGCCTAATTGCCTTACTGCCTCGTTGCCCGCCCGTGAAGTCGTGGACAAAGGTCAGGCTTGAGCCTACTTTTTAGTGAGAGACGGCTCTGAGCGCGGGTGCCGGGCGACCGCCCAAGGGCGGTGCCCCGGACCTCGGGCGCCGGCTCGGGGACGCCGGCGCCCCCAAAAAGAGCCTCGACGAATGTCGCTCTGGCTGAGAGCGAAAAGACCTCAGCCCGGACCGGTCGGGTCCACGGCTCGGCCGGGCAACGAATGACCTTCCCCTTGATGGATTCGCCTTCAAAAGTCTTTGCATCTCCAACGAACTTCCCCCATGCCCTCTGGACCATCCGACCCGTCGCTCTTTCCGAGGACTGGCCCCGTCTGACCGACGTTTTCCAGAAAGCCTATGACGGGATGGAGGCTTACGGCTGCCGGACCCGTCAGGAACTCAAGCGCTACCTGAAATGGCTGTACCGTCGCTGTCCCCAGGGCTTCTTCGGCGTCTTTGACCCTAACGGACGGCTTCGGGCCTGGGCGGCCGTCGATGACCGATGGTGGAACGAAGAGGGTGAACGTGTCGGGGCCATCCATGAGATCGTCGTCGACCCCGACGTCCAGGGCCTCGGGATCGGGACGGCCCTGATGAAGTTTGTCATGACCTGGCTGGCCACCCGGGGCGTCCGGCGGCTGGAGCTCTGGGTCGGCGTCACGAACGGGAAGGCCCGTCGGTTCTACGAACGACTGGGCTTTCGCCCCGAGGGTCCGGCTCAGGGCCTGTGGCTCCGCATGACCCGCCCGGCTCCGACGCCGGCGGAGTGACGGCGGGACGGGACCCATTCAATGGGAATGGGGAATAAGGCCCAGGTATCGGGTACCGGGTCCCCGGAGAGAGGTCCGGAGCTATTGCGGAATCAGCATCCCGGCCCCGCTCGCCTGAGAGCGGGGTCATTCATCGCCGCCCGCTCGCTCAAATCGGGGCCGAAATTGGAGGGCGCCCGGCATTCGGATACAATAAGGAACGTTCATATCCCGACAGGCCCTCCGCCCCGCGACCCTATATCGAGAGGCCCCGATGCAAATGACGTCCCTTTATCCGCCCTTCCGGGTCCTGATGGGACCCGGGCCCACGGAGGTCCATCCCCGCGTGCTGGCGGCGATGAGCCGCCCCCTCGTCAGCCACTTCGACCCCGTCTGCTTCCGCCTGATGGACGAGATTCGGGCACTTCTGCAATACGTCTTCCAGACCCGAAATGAAGCGACCCTCGTCATTTCCGGCCCCGGCACGGCCGGCATGGAAACCTGCGTGGCAAACCTGGTCGAGCCCGGCGACAAGGTCATCGTCTGTCAGAACGGCTTTTTCAGCGGTCGCATCCGGGAGATGGTCGAGCGCCACGGTGGGGTCGCCGTCGCCGTCGAGGACGAATGGGGCCGTCCGGTCGACCCCGAAAAGCTGGAAGACGCCCTCCGACGGCATCCGGACGCCAAGGTCGTCGCCTTCGTCCACGCCGAGACCTCGACGGGGGCCCTCTCGGATGCGGCGACCCTGGCTGAGATGGCCCACCGGCACGGGTGCCTGACCCTGGTCGATACGGTGACCTCCCTGGGCGGTGTCCCCGTGAAGGTCGATGAATGGGGCCTGGACGCCGTCTACTCGGGGAGTCAGAAGTGCCTGTCGGCGCCGCCGGGCCTCTCGCCGGTGACCTTCAGCGAGCGGGCGCTGGACGCCGTCCGACGTCGAAAAACGCCCGTCGTCAGCTTCTTCCTGGACGTCCGCGCCCTGACCGACTACTGGATCGGAAAGTCCCCGTCGGTCGGCCCCAACGCCGGCCGGGTCTATCACCATACGGTCCCGGTCCCCCTGCTGTATGCCCTTCATGAAGCCCTGACCCTTCTACGCGAAGAGGGCCTCGAAAATGCTTGGGCCCGGCATCGGGCCAACTACCATCGGCTTCGGGATGGCCTCGAGGCGATGGGCCTCACCTACTGGGTCCGCTCGGAGGCGGACCGCATTCCCCATCTGAACGTGATCCGCGTCCCCGACGGCGTGGACGACGCCGGGGTCCGCCGGCGTCTCCTGGAAGACTTCGGGATCGAAATCGGGGCTGGCCTGGGGCCCCTGGCCGGCCGGATCTGGCGGGTCGGCCTCATGGGCTACGGGAGTCATCCTCGGAACGTGGCGTACTTGCTGAATGCCCTCCGGGAAGTCTTGGCCCGGTGAAGAAGTTCGGCACTGGGTGTTCGGTGTGAAGGACCAGGGGGCCGACTTTTTCAGACCCCCCGACCCTCGATCCTTAAAAATCCAACACCCAGCGCCTAAGACCCAACCCCGGTTAGCATCCCGAACGCCGCAGGGCCACGCACTCGAGGACCCACAGGTTCAGGTGCAGACGGGTGTCTTCCAGCGCCACATAGACCCGCTGGGGGACCTGCAGACGCAGGCGGACGACACCGGCGTCGTCGGTCAGACAAACGGCCGCCTGCCCGTCGGGGTCCTCAGCGATCCAGACCCGGGCACGGCGGACCTTCGGCGGGCGGACGACCCGGTACCGGAGGGTCACGCGCACCGCATAGGGCGGGACGGCCTGTGAGAGGTCGACCGCTTGAAACGTCGGGCGCGTCCCGTTCGGGAGGGTACCAGCCTTTGGCCTGTGGGTCGGACATCTGCCAAGCCGTCGAGCCTTCACACGTCGGGACACGCCCATGCCAGGACCTCCATAAGGTGGGCGACCCGCACGTCGAGACCCCGTTCTCGAAGGCCCCGCTCGATCTGAAGCGTACACCC
Above is a window of bacterium HR11 DNA encoding:
- the mshD gene encoding Mycothiol acetyltransferase → MTFPLMDSPSKVFASPTNFPHALWTIRPVALSEDWPRLTDVFQKAYDGMEAYGCRTRQELKRYLKWLYRRCPQGFFGVFDPNGRLRAWAAVDDRWWNEEGERVGAIHEIVVDPDVQGLGIGTALMKFVMTWLATRGVRRLELWVGVTNGKARRFYERLGFRPEGPAQGLWLRMTRPAPTPAE
- the pucG gene encoding Purine catabolism protein PucG, coding for MQMTSLYPPFRVLMGPGPTEVHPRVLAAMSRPLVSHFDPVCFRLMDEIRALLQYVFQTRNEATLVISGPGTAGMETCVANLVEPGDKVIVCQNGFFSGRIREMVERHGGVAVAVEDEWGRPVDPEKLEDALRRHPDAKVVAFVHAETSTGALSDAATLAEMAHRHGCLTLVDTVTSLGGVPVKVDEWGLDAVYSGSQKCLSAPPGLSPVTFSERALDAVRRRKTPVVSFFLDVRALTDYWIGKSPSVGPNAGRVYHHTVPVPLLYALHEALTLLREEGLENAWARHRANYHRLRDGLEAMGLTYWVRSEADRIPHLNVIRVPDGVDDAGVRRRLLEDFGIEIGAGLGPLAGRIWRVGLMGYGSHPRNVAYLLNALREVLAR